In Betta splendens chromosome 3, fBetSpl5.4, whole genome shotgun sequence, the genomic window AGGACCCGTTGCACCAGTAGCAGCATCTGTGTaaccatgcaaacacacacacgcgcagacacatgACCAGTCCAGgcccggggggtgggggtgggggtgggggtggggtcctacttgctgcttcctctgcccGCGCTGTGGGACTGGACGGGGATCCGGGTCGGAGGCAGGCAGCTGACTCACTCTCTGGTCGGTTCTCGGGGGAGCGCGGGCGCTGGGCGATGGCTGACTGTCAGGCGGTCTCGGGTCGGGCCCACGAAGGCCCCCGGTCTGTCGTGATCCACGCGTCGTGCATGCAGTAGGTTGGACGTGCGCAGGTGTGTGGCGTCAAACAAGGCAATGCAGAGAAAATGTACATTCACCAATCGGCTCCTAAAGTAAAAAGAGCTCTATAATTTACACCTGTTAGATTTACTCTGGGTCCCGTCTTGCGTTTTGATTCATTCTAATGCTAATCTTTTATCAGCCTTGAGTGATGTTACCTCACTGACAGCAGCCTGTATATATTATCATACTATATACGTGTACAATCCCAAACTCTACACGTCTGTGTATGTGCACACAGACTAAACTCTGCACCTCAGAGAAATAAATCTTCTGCAAATCATTAACACACCAACAAATTCTGTTTACAATCATGTCAGCATCAGCGTCAGCAGAGACCGGTCTCTGTGTtcatgctgcgttcagggacacAACGGAGCGTAGGTCTTCTCTAGTACGCTTAAAACACAGCCAGCAAGAAAACATCCCTGCAATGTTACCTTGACGAGTATTTTAGTCAACTAATGGAAGAATAAGACCCATCCGTGTCCAGTAACAGTGCTGCTGATCGTATTGTAGTGTGAGCTTTGCTTGGCTGAAGACCCACACGTGCCCTTCAGTTGCGTAAAGGTGACTCagcccatcctcctcctccggatCAGCCGGCTGTGGCTCCGTCCACCACGGCGTCCTCCTCGTCTTTGAAGCGAGGAGCGTCTGGCTGCTCCTGTGTGTTGTTCTTCGCTGCTAGTGTAAACTCCCTGtttaaacagcacaaaaacTGCTCCGCTCATTGCCCCAGTCTgtgctgttttctctgcatACATTCCTCCACTGAAGCTCCCCGAGCCTGCATTTAAATGAAGTCATCCTTCCCTTCGTCTGATTTAATTTCCATTCCCACGGAGGCCATTCATCGCTTTTTAAGCAGATACTATATTGTTAGCATGAGCCGTTATGCATTGCTGATAATGGTTATCTATGCCACATGTCAAGCCAATTGACTCACACTCATATTCACAGGGAAGAATACCACAATAGATGTCCTGTCAAATTGAAAAATTGCTTTAGAAGTGTGGGCGGATAGGCTTGGATTCACCCTGCGGCATTATGTGGTCAGCTCGATGGGCCCAGATGTTttcagagaaaagaaagaagaaatacTAATTACTCTGCATATCTCTAGGCGCTGCACATAGAAGTAGTAAGCACCTAATATCCTCCGACACGTCTCCCAGCAGGACGACTGCGCGTTTCACCGCGTTCTCTCGGTGGCGGCGTCTCCTCCCTATCAGCTAATTTGCTTAGATGGGGCTGTGAGTCACAAACTGGTGTTTGGCAACAGACTTGTTACCATGGCGCTAAGTTAAGATCCATGCGGTggggtgaggtgtgtgtgtgagatattTAGGATGCGGCTCGACAGCGTGCTGCAGAAAGGGCGGCGATCACAGCGAGCAGAATGAAAAAGGGGCCGATGTAAATAAAAGGCGGCGTGGATCAGAGTCGCCCCTCGGGCTTCCGCCGGCTTATCAGTTCATGTGCTTTATAATGCATTACTTTGAGCGGGGCACACAGATCTGGGAGGCCCCGTAAGCTGTTGTATTTAGACACTACACGCGGTGGAACACGCTCACGGGCCCGGGCAGAGTCGCGGCCGCGGTGCTGTTTTTGGGCCGTGTCTGGGCAGCGGGTCGCAGCTGACGGCTGCAGAGGCGGTGCAGGACGGCGTCTGCGGCCCGGGTGACCCGCCGTCACAGCGCTTTCATCGGGGTCGGCTGCGTGTCGTCGCGCCGGCTGCTGATGTGGAAACACGTGGCCGTTAACCCTTTAAGGGCGGGCGCGGTGAACTGCCACGGACATATGCGCTTTTTAAAACCTAAGTGTCCAGAttagtcaaaataaaagctggttGACCTACTTTCCGATGCCGTGGGCTGGAGACCAAATAAATGGAGAGAGATTAGCGCCGAACATACGCGTGGCACATGTCCACGTCCATGTGTGACTCCAGTAATACGCAGGTCAACGCAAACACGTCCATGTTGTATTAACTGCCTGTAACAGCCGTCTTTCTGCCTCGTCTCCCCCTCCGTCCGCCGACCTGCAGGTTGTGAGTGTGAAGGCGTGTGTCCGCGTGAACGTGCTGCGCCGCGTCCGTGGGGCGGCACCCGCGTCGTCCATCGCGCCTCGTTTGCAGAAACGATGAAACAGAACCTCCGCGCGATTCTTAAAGAATAATTGCGCCATAAATAAACACGTGTAATGAGGAGCGCTCACTGAATCATGCCAGGCTGAGTGCGTCTTAGCGAGCGCGGCCTCTGAGAGCGGCGTCCGTGAGATGGAGGATATTTGCACAGGAGCTCAGGCATTTTGATAAATGATTTCCTGCGTAGCACTTCTTCATCACCGGCAAATCTGCGGCGCACTTGTAACCGGCGGGTGCTCCGGGGTCCGTGAGGCTCGAGTGGGAGCCTCGCCGCTGATTGTTGCACCACATTACCGTAAGTGTGGAAGAGGGTCGGCTGATTGTTCATCTACTTGACAAGGCTCTTAGAGGCTTTCAAGGAGGCGCCTGAGGCTAATTAAACAGTGCGAGGCCGATCGGACAGTCCCCTCATTTGTCAGCGATGGACTCCAGGATATAGTTAGCGCCGGACGTACTGACAGGATGCACAGCTGCTCACGTGCTGGACTGGTCGCTATAAGATAATGAAATGACGGACTGACTTGCTGGTCAGACGTGGGACTGGCTGACCAGGACTTTGTCTGACAGGTctaataggtttgagtggaCTTCGTATCAATGATGGGCTCGCTTCTTTTTCATTTGCCGTTAAACATTCACTCTTTCGTTGTATGTACTCTGATTCTATTTAATTCCTTTCTCCATCCTTTGGCCTTTCCACACCTTTTTACTGCCTCTTCTGCCTCTTCCTTCCCTGCCATCCCGGTACActtttcctctccagctggGTTTGTGAAGTCGCCAATGTCTGAGACTAAGCTCACGGGCGACGCCTTTGAGCTGTACTGCGACGTGGTCGGCAACCCCACCCCGGAGATCCAGTGGTGGTACGCCGAGATCAACCGGGCCGAGTCCTTCAAGCAGCTGTGGGACGGCGCCCGCAAGCGGCGGGTGTCCATCAACACGGCCTACGGCGCCAATGGGGTCAGCGTGCTGGGCATCACGCGCCTCACGCtggaggactctgggacgtatGAATGCAGGGCCAGCAACGACCCCAGGCGCAATGACCTCCGACAAAACCCCGCCATCACCTGGATCCGAGCCCAGGCCACCATCTCGGTGCTACAGAGTGAGTGGTCTGTGTGGTGTAGAACGTAGAGCTCCCCTGTCCCAAAGAACCCTCACCTCGGTGCACAACGCAGTCAGAAGCAGCAAATCGAAAGCAACAGTCACATTAATAACTCATGTTCATGTCCAAGGTTTGTTAAATagtataaatagaaaataactACTGATTGTGCAGAATCCTGATGCCAGTTGTATAGTTATATATCATTTCCTATCTGTCAGCTTTAACAGAGTCTCTCCCAGCTTCCCTTGAACATCTTGTACATGACCACAAACCCAGTCTCTATCTACATTTCCCTCTTTCCTCCCACACCAAACTTTGTTCTGACTGTTTCATGTGTCCTTTTACAATATTCCGATCATTATCTTTTTATCTGTCCCCTAATTTCCGTGTCTGGATTTCTTTATGATATCTGTCCCGTTAACATTATGCTGTATTAGTTTGCGTTGCGTGGAGCCTTTTATTTACTTCAAAGCCCTTCCTAGTGAATGCGGTGGAAAACCCAGTTGTGCTTTGAAGTAATGATGCTGTGATTTGGCTTCCTCACTCTGGGCACTGCCTAAATGGAACAAGAAGACACAAGGAGGGATTTGTTAAAGATAAAAAAGCAATTCCTGCTGTCAACTATTTCCACATTTACATTAGTGTGCTGtaatcaaacacacaaaagagcCCCGGGTGAGACCCGTGTCCCTGTGTCTGTGGACCTGCCTGTGCAGTGTGTAACCTTGTGCCTTCTCGGCCATTAAGTGTGAATCAGTAATGACATTATATCCTTTACCAGCCACTCAAACCGCGTTTCCAGCCGGGCCCCTCTCATGTGTGCATGCTTCAGCGCTGTGCCCACTGGAGCACAGGGAGATGTGGAATGTTGTTAGTCACAGTGACGCTCTCGGAGAAGCTTGGAGGAGTCCCGTTAGTGCCGCCTCCTCTGATTGGACTGGTACATTTGAATTCACGTACTGTCGCTATTCGACCAGGTGTgagtttgaaaaaaacaacatcagcgGTTTTCCTGCTATTCATCAAAATAGCAATGCAAATATTCTGTCATTACTGATTAGTGAATGTTATTTTCATATACATGTAAAATTCAAGCAATTACATGTATACTGCAGGCTATGTATCATagcttatttattttaatgtttgtggcCAAAGAAAGTGTCTTATTTTGGGCTTAAATCGTTATATACAAATACATGGAACACTTTATTTCCAATATGAAGCCTTAAAATTATTTCAGTTATCAAGTTGATGCAATTGTAATGATACATTTGTTCCATATTCAGTCTGTATAACCCTCCAGAACATGCAGCTTCCTCTTTTAAGGAACAGTAAGACACTTTGGGAAATAAGcatattttcttttctgtccAGTTGAAACGCACTGATTGCACTGTCACAAGTTCACCACAAGCTTCACTTGTAGCCTAAAACCCTGCTTAGCTTAGTAACAAACCTGCCCCACTGGGTTTGTTGCATGCACATGAAATCAGTCTAAAACTCACTAAACCAGACTTGTTGATTCCCTCGTAGGAAAacgaaggaaaggaaggaaataaaaggaaataagCATTAGTATTTCCCAAATTGTCACATTGTTGCCTTAAGAAAGCAGCTGTGGTTTTAATTAATCCTGTTTATTCTAATAGTGACAATAAGTAACAATTTATAGCCCTTGTCATGTTTGGTTTTACACCAAAATGCGGATAACGTGCTGCTTCTGAAACCAATGTATCTGTATTTGGTGAGATAGCAGTTTGAAATGCAGCTCAGCCACAGCTTTTAAAGACGGAGTGCTGTGAGaagtgtctgtgagtgttttgcTACTTTTATTCCAGTGTGAAAAATGTTTCCCATTAGAAATTCATTGAGACTCACAGGAAATGAAGCTGAACTGATTCCCGTGACAAAGTAAACAATGCCTTTCCTTCGGCAGCGTCTCTCTACCTGCAGAGGCTAAGTACTGTACTTCATACTCAGATCAGCTGAACTCATTATCCCAACAGCTGCCACCTTTATGTGGGGATGCACCTCTCAAAAAAAGCGCTAGCCGTCAACTTACTTGATTTCAAACTGGTATCTTAAACTACTAGATGAAGAACAAGCTATACTTGTATTGATAACGCAATAATTATCATTATATGAGCCACAGGACAGAGAGAATCCCGTTTAACTACACCTTCACTAATTTAGATGCTTTTATATTTGAATGGGTCCTGATTTGGTTATTCATTATCCAGCAGGTAGCACATTTAGGTGGTGACAGCGTGTCTGTCCTACAAACAACCTTCTGGGTAAATTGCCTGTGGACCGCTGTGCTGTGTTTCCTAAATGTTAATTTATGTaccttgtgctgtgtgtgtacgCATGTCTTGAAGGTACTATTAATAGTACATGTGGTTCagcttggtggtggtggtgatggtggtggtggtggtggggtggggggggcagagcTCAGCTACAGGAAGCAGGTGCCACGCATTAAAAACGTCACCTGCCGGTCTTTGCAGGCCTTCTCTGTCCTCGCCTCCTTGTTGCCCTGCTGGTAGCTGTTGCAGTGGCCTGTAGTACGATCGTGACGCTCCTCATCCCCCCCGGGGGCTCCGCCGTTGCCATGGCTGGCCCACcccggaggtggaggaggaggaggaggaagggcagAGGAGGTTTCCTGCGTATTACTCAAGCCAGAGCAAAGGATGCCTCGCTCTCAGATGACACATCCTGCTGCCCTGAATGTCCTTGAGAAACAGACCCTGATACTGTGTAGTAACCAACGAGCTCGGCTATTTAGAGCGAGTGGAGTTATTCAGCAAGTCATTCAGCAGAAGCCTCAGGATGGTTTTATCTAATACCTCCAAGCACTTTTCTACCTCCACAGTACAATCGACTGCAGACTGCGTGATTAGGACGATGTAGATTTAGAAGCTCGTTCAGTTTCCCTTGACATCACcttaattataataaatgattatttgttgttgtttttatcccCCAATTTACAACTCAAACCTAAAATAAGTGTTTACATTCTCCGCTTCAACCAAACAGCCAATTACTTATTGTAGACACGTTAAGGGTCGCAGGTTAAAACAAGGCACCGTTTCATATAATGctacttctgtgtgtgtgtgtgtgtgtgtgtgtgtgtgtgtgtgtgtgtgtgtgtgtgtgtgtgtgtgtgtgtgtgtgtgtgtgtgtgtgtgtgtgtgtgtgtgtgtgtgtgtgtgtgtgtgtgtgtgtgcgtgcctttGTCTTCACCTCATAGACATCCTCCTACACAGATGGTATAAATGCAggctacagctactgtactacAGCATTCAAGCCCGGTTCTGTGATAAGGTTTGACTCTCTCTGTCTTCCAGAACCAAAGATCAATGCCTCTGACCAGACCACCGTGTCGGTGGACACCTCTAGCAAACCAGTTATCCTGCAGTGTAATCTAACAACTGCCCACACGCCGCATAAAGAAAGTTACTGGATGAAGAATGGACAGGAGATCCCAAACACACGGACAGAGCTGAGGAACACAGCACACAGGTGACACGCTTTGTCTGTAGCAAGTAGGACACGGCGCAGTAGTTAGAGAGAGGGACAATTAAACGCTCCCAGCGAAAGGAGGGGCACGAGGATTGGTTTGCTTTCATGTGAAATGGAAACGGTCGTGTAGCAAAAAACAGCGCTCTCTCAAACATTAAGTGTGGATAAACAGGTAAAAACGCTGCAGTGATGAAAACAGTGGAATAACTGGCGTCGTCGTGATTTTGTGTTGTGATTAATCCTGGATGAACAACGCGGTTGGTTTTCCTGCTTAATTAATTGTCAGTACTCTCAGTAAATGGGTCAGACCACAGTTGTCTAATAAGTAGTCAGCAAGTGCAATGTGGACAATTTCCATAAAATGGGAGAAACCAAAAATCAATAAGCCCGACTGTACAGCATGTGTCAGCTTCAAGCTGTTACTGATACAGTCACTCATTGTTCCTAAGCCTTGATTTGAAATGCTCTGCCGGCGGCTTAATTAGCAGCGGTTACACTGTATTATATTATACAGAATTAGGCACATTTAGGTTTCATCTGACAGATTTATTACATTATACTTCTATGTTGGCATAAGTTGAGTTTATTGTAATTAGGAAGACTGGCGTTTGGTTTACAGCATTTCTGCTTCATGTTCTGTGCAGTGAGACGGTTATCAGTGACCCAGAGCTTGTTCCGAACAGAACGGTATCTACGGCTGTCACTGACTGACATTAATACTCAGGCTTTTCCTATTCAGAAAGGAGGAATTGTGCCACTGCTCCTAACTAAATATGAAGCATACCTTTTAGATCTGTGCAGGGAAACCGCGTGGCGCGGCCTAAAGTAGCAGCTAGTCGCTGgatgctgctgtcacacagtGTAACCACTGGAGCACGAAGCTACTGTCACCCCCGTAGACATAGCACAGACTCTTCCTAGCCACGAGATAAGACCAATTGGTCACTTCCTTGTCACATTACATCAGTGATACTTTGCAGATTACAGCTAATATGCCTGTGGTGTCCTCCCCTGCAGAATGCAAAACTGTTGTTCCGTAATATAACAGCGTAATGCCAACATTTTGTCTCCCATGGCCACGCAGGCCCCTCCAGCCTTCACTGCTGAAGTCCATACTAATTACTAGCACTAAAATTAGTGAGCTGCATAGTTTCGAACACCTACAGCGTTAAGTTTGACGTGTGAATTGAACTCATGAAATGAATGTTGTGCTCTATTTCAGAATAAATAAGCCGCGTGCAGATGATTCTGGGGAGTATATGTGCGTTTACACGTTCGACATGGCACCAAATGCTAACGCTACCATTGAAGTAAAAGGTAAGATCCCTGTGAGACAATGTTCAAAATGCATTCCTTCCTTATTTAAATGATGCGACAGCCCTGGCCCTAGTATTACATGAGCGTCTCCAGCCACCTATAGCTGTGTGAGGAACGGCCTTGTTGACAAAGATATCTGAATTCATCCAGCGATGACAGGAAGCCGTCCTCAGGCTGTTGTCACTCCAACAGTCTAACAAAATGAAAGACACTGCAGAAGCTCACCAAAAACAACTAAGAGGCATCCACACAATCAGTCGCACTCCGACTGAACGCCGGTTGGTTATTGTGTTGTGTCCTTCTCTCAGAACAAATGCTAGTTAAAGCAGAGAAGGTTAATTGCAGTTGGTGAAACCGTTGGAAAAGCTAACTGCTGTGTTGGTTTCATTCAAGCTGACAGCGAAGCCTTCAACTTGAATAAGGGATCTTCTCTGATAAAGGGCAAGTGAAACCCTGTTGAAGAGAAGCTTGCCTGCGCGCAGTGCTTAAGCCAATTTGCTGTGGCATGGCTGTGGCGCATACTGAACATGCCCTGCCTCCTATTCCGCCGCTGTCTTAAAGCTCTGCCTGATTGCATAACATGGGTTATGgccgcgcgtgtgcgtgtgtgtgcgtgtgcgtgtgcgtgcgtgctctgCTTCCACTGGATTGCGAGATGACGAGGCTCGTCGCGATCGGAGCTGAAGCGTCCTGGCCGTCGAGGCTCGCTCTCCGTCCTCCGGAGGAAGCGTTTGTCTTTCGGCCAAAGCGCCTGTGCATGATTTACACCTGTTAAACAGGTCTACGGTCCACGTGTTGCCGTACGGAAGCG contains:
- the nptnb gene encoding neuroplastin b isoform X1, which gives rise to MHPNAEMLAVLLLGNLMLPLVSAQNAGFVKSPMSETKLTGDAFELYCDVVGNPTPEIQWWYAEINRAESFKQLWDGARKRRVSINTAYGANGVSVLGITRLTLEDSGTYECRASNDPRRNDLRQNPAITWIRAQATISVLQKPKINASDQTTVSVDTSSKPVILQCNLTTAHTPHKESYWMKNGQEIPNTRTELRNTAHRINKPRADDSGEYMCVYTFDMAPNANATIEVKAKPDITGHKRSENKNEGENATMYCRSVGYPHPTWTWRKVDGTSYTDIDNSTGRFFIANRDNFTELSIINLDINTDPGVYECNATNVIGNTAETTILRVRSHLAPLWPFLGVLAEIIILVVIIVVYEKRKRPDDIIDDDEPVGPMKTNSTNNHKDKNIRQRNTK